A single genomic interval of Verrucomicrobiia bacterium harbors:
- a CDS encoding BatA domain-containing protein, with translation MSFLAPWFLLGGLAIAGPILFHLIRRVTRDRVLFSSTRFLRPVAPKVTRRRRIQHWILLLLRCACILLIALAFARPFLRGNAVLPPIGNEARQILLLVDTSASMQRDGVWDRVRAVATAQLSRVSASDELAIVTFDREPRTVLSFEEWKTLPVEQREGIARERLSSLEPGWKGTRLGPALTFSAEQFRALALAGNAASQREIVLISDLQEGGRLDGLQGYDWPAGMNVVVETAAPRRVGNAGIAPMLDNRQSPDAMTTAARLVNSRDSSGERFRVHWKASGGNTSEWIEAYVPPGQIRTLTRPSSNAVRQLEVELAGDPEIFDNRAWFVLPEAQHVRIAWLGVEGATDPDKLRFYFERAFPATARERVEVAAVGNNEPVTREQLDESPLVVVPRSLNAAETGVVREWLANGGSGLLVLTDDQMGETVSALSGVAARVSEASGNYSLLSGINFSHPLFVPFADPRFSDFTRIHFWKHRRLDLPAGSTARVLAKFDDESPALIEFTVGKGALLVWTSGWNPADSQLAVASKFAPLMQTTLAWARAVAPSRHQFITGDAIPSPAPAGNPVQWRLPNGKTETGTPESSLIAEVPGFYSATAGGKDRVFAVNLPADESRTAPMPLDVLARLGVPMGSGVEMTLAQRRARVLSTQRAELENEQKLWRWCLVGALGMILTESLLSGWLARRESRAHNPANLTPTGKPAESTPARQEEFA, from the coding sequence CTGTGGCGCCCAAGGTCACGCGCCGTCGCAGGATTCAGCACTGGATTCTGCTGTTGCTGCGCTGCGCGTGCATTCTCTTGATTGCGCTGGCGTTCGCGCGCCCGTTCCTTCGCGGCAATGCCGTTCTGCCGCCAATCGGCAACGAGGCGCGGCAAATTCTCCTGCTCGTGGACACCAGCGCGAGCATGCAGCGCGATGGCGTTTGGGATCGAGTCCGCGCAGTTGCGACGGCACAGCTTTCACGCGTTTCCGCGTCGGATGAGCTGGCGATCGTCACGTTTGATCGGGAGCCGCGAACGGTGTTGAGCTTCGAGGAATGGAAAACATTGCCGGTGGAACAGCGGGAAGGCATTGCGCGCGAGCGCCTCTCTTCGCTGGAACCCGGATGGAAAGGAACGCGTCTCGGCCCTGCGCTGACGTTCTCTGCGGAACAATTCCGCGCGCTTGCCCTCGCCGGCAATGCGGCTTCGCAACGTGAAATCGTGCTGATCTCTGATTTGCAGGAAGGCGGGCGGCTCGATGGATTGCAAGGTTACGACTGGCCGGCTGGAATGAACGTGGTGGTTGAAACGGCAGCCCCGCGGCGGGTGGGCAATGCAGGAATCGCTCCGATGCTGGACAATCGACAGAGCCCCGATGCGATGACAACCGCGGCCCGCCTCGTCAATAGCCGGGATTCTTCAGGAGAACGGTTTCGCGTTCATTGGAAGGCATCGGGCGGCAACACTTCCGAATGGATCGAAGCCTATGTTCCCCCCGGCCAGATCAGGACTCTCACCCGGCCGTCCTCAAACGCCGTCCGCCAATTGGAAGTCGAACTGGCGGGCGACCCGGAAATTTTTGACAATCGAGCGTGGTTCGTCCTTCCCGAAGCGCAGCACGTGCGGATTGCCTGGCTTGGAGTGGAGGGCGCCACGGATCCAGACAAGCTGCGATTCTACTTTGAACGCGCCTTTCCGGCCACTGCACGAGAGCGCGTGGAAGTTGCGGCCGTTGGCAACAACGAACCCGTGACACGCGAGCAACTCGATGAGTCGCCGCTCGTGGTCGTTCCGCGCAGCCTTAATGCGGCGGAAACAGGAGTGGTCAGGGAATGGCTGGCGAATGGCGGTTCTGGATTGCTCGTTCTGACGGATGATCAAATGGGCGAAACGGTATCAGCATTGAGTGGAGTGGCGGCGCGTGTCAGTGAGGCGTCGGGCAACTACTCCTTGCTGAGCGGCATCAACTTCAGCCATCCGCTCTTCGTGCCGTTTGCCGACCCTCGGTTTAGTGATTTTACGCGAATCCACTTTTGGAAGCATCGCCGACTCGACCTGCCCGCCGGCTCAACCGCGCGCGTGCTGGCGAAGTTCGATGACGAGTCGCCCGCGCTGATCGAGTTCACAGTCGGCAAAGGCGCACTGCTCGTTTGGACATCAGGCTGGAATCCCGCCGACAGCCAGCTGGCCGTGGCAAGCAAGTTTGCGCCGCTCATGCAAACCACACTCGCCTGGGCCCGCGCGGTGGCGCCTTCGCGCCATCAATTCATCACGGGTGATGCAATCCCTTCGCCTGCGCCCGCGGGAAACCCGGTTCAATGGCGGCTGCCAAATGGCAAAACGGAAACGGGCACGCCAGAGAGCTCGCTAATTGCGGAAGTGCCAGGCTTTTACAGTGCAACGGCAGGAGGAAAGGATCGTGTGTTCGCTGTGAATCTTCCCGCCGATGAAAGTCGCACGGCGCCCATGCCTCTCGACGTTCTGGCGCGTTTGGGTGTGCCGATGGGAAGCGGCGTTGAGATGACGCTGGCGCAGCGGCGCGCGCGGGTTCTTTCGACGCAGCGCGCAGAGCTGGAGAATGAACAAAAACTGTGGCGCTGGTGCCTCGTCGGAGCGCTCGGCATGATCCTGACAGAATCGCTGCTGAGTGGGTGGCTCGCGCGGC